GCGACTTCGTCGACGACACCTTCGGCCTGCCCACGGTCACCGACATCATCAAGGAGCTGGAGAAGCCGGGCCGCGACCCGCGGCCCGCCTTCAAGACGGCGCGGTTCCGCGAGGGGGTCGAGACCCTGGGCGACCTGTCCGCCGGCATGGTGCTCGAAGGCGTGGTGTCCAACGTGGCGGCCTTCGGCGCGTTCGTCGACATCGGCGTCCACCAGGACGGTCTTGTGCACGTCTCGGCCATGTCGCGCAAGTTCGTGTCCGACCCGCGCGAGGTCGTCAAGCCGGGTGACATCGTCAAGGTGAAGGTCCTCGACGTGGACGTGCCGCGCAAGCGCATCTCCCTGACGCTGCGCCTCGACGAGGAGCCCGAGGCCGGTGGCGGCCGGGGCCGGGCACGGGAGGAGCGCGGAGCCAGGGGCGGCGCGCCCAGGCAGCGCGACCGCAGGGGAGGCCGGCCGGCCGACGGCGGCGGTCGGCGCCGCGAGGCCCAGCCGCCCGCGAACAGCGCGATGGCCGACGCCCTGCGGCGGGCCGGTCTGCTGGACTCCGAGCGGCGCAAACGGTAGGCGAGCGCGGAGACCCCGCGTTCCCCGCACGAGGGCCCGGACGGCGCGTGGCGCCGTCCGGGCCTTCGCGTGTGCGATTTCCGTCATCTTTCCTTGCCAGACCGACGGGTAACAACTTACGGTGCCGTAACCTACGGTCTCGTAGGTAGTTCGTCATTCCGAGCTGTCCCGATCTCCAGGAGTTATTTGTGACCCTCGACCCCAGCGCCGCCAACGGGCCCGACGAGTGGACCGACACCCGGCTGCTCTTCGCCCTGGAGGAGGTGGTGGAGCGCGAGCTGAACCGCCATCTGGCCGTGGCCAAGGACTGGATGCCGCACGAGTACGTCCCGTGGAGCGAGGGCCGCGACTTCGACGGCCCGCTGGGCGGGGAGGCGTGGGCGCCGGAGCAGTCCAAGGTGAGCGACGTCGGCAGGACCGCCCTCGTCGTCAACCTCCTCACCGAGGACAACCTGCCGAGTTACCACCACGAAATAGCGACCATCTTCGGACGCGACGGCGCGTGGGGGACCTGGGTGCACCGGTGGACCGCGGAAGAGGGCAGGCACGGCATCGTGATGCGGGACTACCTGCTCACCACGCGGGCGGTGGACCCGGTGCAGCTGGAGAACTTCCGCATGGCCCACATGTCGGAGGGCTTCGAGTCGGACAACCGGCACTCGATGCTCCACTCGGTGGCGTACGTCGCCTTCCAGGAGCTGGCCACCCGCATCTCGCACCGCAACACCGGGCATGAGTCCGGCGACCCGGTGTGCGACCGGATGCTCGCCCGGATCGCCACGGACGAAAACCTTCACATGGTTTTCTACCGCAATCTGCTGCGCGCGGCCTTCGAGCTGGCCCCCGACCAGACGATGCGCGCCGTGCGCGATGTCGTCGTCGGCTTCCGCATGCCGGGCCACGGCATCCCGGGCTTCGAGCGGGCCGCGGCCCGCATGGCCGTCGGCGGCATCTACAACCTGCGCATCCACCACGACGACGTCGTGCAGCCGGTGCTTCGCAACCTGAAGGCGCTCGACCTCGGCGGCTTGGGCGCCGAGGGGCAGAAGGCGCAGGAGGAGCTGGGCACGTTCCTGTCCGGGCTCGACGCCGAGGCGGCGCTCTTCGACGAGCGGCTCGCCGCCCGCCGCGCACGAATCGCGGCGCGGAAGGCGGGCTGACACCGCGCCCGCCGCGCCCCGCCCGCTCCCGGCACCGCGACCGGGAGCGGGCGGGAAAAGCCGGTTGCGGGGCCGAGGCCCGATGCCTACGCTCGGACTCGGCCCTGTTGCCGTCGATCGGAGAGGCCCTTGTTCATCTGAGGTCGGAAGACGCCGCGAGCCCGACGGACGTGCCCACACGCACGCGCCGCGCCCTCGCGACCCACCTCGGATGTGACGGCCGTTCTCCCGCCTCCTCCTCCGGTTCGCCCGCGCCCGGTCCGGGCTCGGTGTCTTCCCTGTGCCGCCCGACACCCACCCGAGCGCACCGGAGGCCCCCATGGCCGCAGCCATCACGTACATCACCTGTCAGCAGCTCACGTTCTCCTGGCCCGACGGCACTCCCGTCCTCGACGGCCTCGATCTCGCCGTCGGCCCCGGCCGCACCGGGCTGATCGGTCTCAACGGGAGCGGCAAGTCGACGCTGCTGAAACTCATCGCCGGCGAACTCACCCCGTCCGCCGGTGCCGTGCGGGTCGCGGGAGAGGTCGGACACCTTCCGCAGAACCTCACGCTCGACACCGGCCGCAGGGTCGACGACGTGCTGGGCATCGCCCGTACCCGCGCGGCGCTGCACGCCATCGAGGCGGGCGACACGGACGAACGGCACTTCGCGGCCGTCGGCGAGGACTGGGACGTGGAGGAACGCACGCGCGCCACGCTCGAACAGCTCGGGCTCGCCCACATCGGGCTCGACCGCACGGTCGGCGAGGTGTCCGGTGGCGAGGGCGTACTGCTGCGGCTGGCCGCCCTGCTGCTGCGCCGCCCCGAGGTCCTGCTGCTCGACGAGCCCACCAACAACCTCGACGTGGACGCCAGGCAGCGCCTGTACGCGGCGGTCTCCGCCTGGCGCGGCGTGCTCGTGGTCGTCAGCCACGACCGTGAACTGCTCGAACGCGTCGATCACATCGCCGATCTGCGGGAGGGCACGGTGCGGTGGTTCGGCGGCACGCTCTCCGCGTACGAGGAGGCGCTCTCCGTCGAACAGGAGGCGGCCGAACGCATGGTGCGCGTGGCCGAGGCGGACGTGCGGCGGCAGAAGCGCGAACTGATCGAGGCGCACGACAAACTGGCGGGCCGCGCCCGCATGGCGAAGAAGGCGTTCGAGAACAAGAAGGAGCCGCGCGCGGTGATGCGGGCCCGCAAGCGGACGGCCCAGGAGTCCGCGGGCAAGCACCGCATCCTGCACGAGGAGCGGCTGGAGAAGGCGCGCGAGCGGCTGACCGAGGCCGAGGGCGCGGTGCGGGACGACGACGAGATCCGGGTGGACCTGCCGTTCACGGCGGTGCCGCCGCGGCGGCGGGTCCTGACCCTCACCGACGCGGAACTGCGCTGCGGGGCACGGGCGACGCTCCAGCTCCGGGGGCCCGAGCGGGTCGCCCTCGTGGGGCCGAACGGCGCGGGCAAGACCACGCTGCTGCGCACGGTCGTGGGGGAACTGCCGGCCCGTTCCGGCGAGGTGGTGGCGCACGTACCGCTGCGCCACCTGCCGCAGCGGCTCGACATCCTCGACGAGTCGCTGAGCGTCCTGGACAACGTGCGCGCGCTGGCTTCCGGCGCGGACCCGCAGCAGACCCGCGCGCGGCTGGCGCGGTTCCTCTTCCGCAAGGACCGGCCGGATCAACTGGTGGGCGGGCTCTCGGGCGGGGAGCGGTTCCGGGCCTCGCTCGCCGCCCTGATGCTCGCGGATCCGGCGCCGCAACTGCTGCTGCTCGACGAGCCGACGAACAACCTGGACCTGGCGAGCGTGCGCCAGCTCACGTCGGCGCTCGCGTCCTACCGGGGCGCGCTGCTCGTCGCCAGCCACGACCTGCCGTTCCTGCGGGGGCTCGGCATCGACAGGTGGCTGCGGCTCGACGGGGAGCTGACCGAGTCGGAGCCGCTGTGACCGGGGCCGTCGCGCGGCGGAAGGCCGCCGGGGCGCCCGTGCCGCCCGCCCGGTCGGGGCCGGTGGCGGGCGCCCCGCGCGGCGGTCTTCGGCCTCAGCTCATCTGGGTCGCCTGGAGCCGGGCATAGGCCCCGCCCCGCCTGAGCAGTTCCGCGTGGCTGCCGACCTCGCTGATGCGGCCGTGCTCCATGACGACGATGCGGTCCGCGCCGCGCACCGTGGACAGCCGGTGAGCCACGACGAACACGGTGCGGCCCCGCATCAGCCGGTCCATCGCCTGCTGCACCAGCGCCTCGGAACGGGTGTCGAGGGCGGAGGTCGCCTCGTCGAGCACCAGGATGCGCGGATCGCGGATCAGGGCCCTGGCGATGGCGATGCGCTGGCGCTGCCCGCCGGACAGCCGGGCGCCGCGTTCCCCGACGACGGTGTCGAGCCCGTCGGGCAGCCGTTCGACGAACTCCAGCGCGTTGGCGTCGCGCAGGGCCTCACGCACCGCGCGCTCGTCGATCTCCCGCATGCCGTAGCCGACGTTCTCCCTGATGCTGCCCTCGAAGAGCACGGATTCCTGCGGGACGACCGAGAGGAACCTCCGGTAGCTGCGCAGGTCGAGTTCGGCCATGTCGGTGCCGTCGAGCAGGATCCGGCCCGACACCGGTCGGATGAAGCCGATCAGCAGGTTGAGCACGGTGGACTTGCCGGCGCCCGAGGCGCCGACGAGGGCCACGGTCTCGCCCGGCGGCACCGTGAGGTCGAAGTCGGTGATGGCCGCGGCCCCTTCGCCGTCGTACCGGAAGGTCACGTCGTCGAAGACCAGCCGGCCCTTGACGGCCGTGACCTCCGTCTTGCCCGCGTTGACTTCAAGGTCGGGGGCCTGGAGCACCTCGCCGGCCGAACGCACCGACTCAAGGCCCTTGGCGATGATCGGGGTCAGGCCCATCAGCATCGTCATCGAGCCGGTGAGCGTGGTGAAGAAGGTGCTGAGCATCACCACGTCGCCCGCCGTGACCGGCAGCCACTGGTAGTAGGAGACGAGGGCCGAGGCGGTCAGGAAGGTGATGCCGATCATGTTCAGCAGGATCCACGCCAGCGCGCCGAAGTGCCCGTTGAGCAGGTCGAGCCGTATGCCGGCGGACAGCACCTGCCGCAGGGACCCGTTCACCCGCAGCAGCGCGGCCCGTTCGAGGCCGTGCGCCCGGGTGACGGGAATCAGGCTCGTCATCTCGCCGACCCGGGTGGACAGGTGCTCGACCTGGCGGCGGAACTGCTCGTTCTGGCCGCGCAGCCGGGACCGCAGCCGCTGCACGAGCAGCGCCGCCGCCGGCACGACCACGATGAACGCGGGGAGCGCCGCGGGCACGCGCAGGCCGATGACCGCGAGACCGCCGAGGAGCGTGATGACCGCCGCGAGCCCCGTGTCGGCGCTCTGCTGCACCGACGTCTCGATGTTCTCCACGTCCCGGATCACCTTCGTCTGGAGCGCGCTGGCACTGACCCGGGAGTGGTAGCCGATGGACAGCTCCTGCATGCGGCGGCACAGCGCGGAACGCAGCGCCGTGCCCGTGCGGCGCACGCTGCCGTGCATGCACCGCACGTAGAGGAGGTGCGTCGGGTAGTTGAGGGCGAGCACCGCGACCAGCAGCAGCGCGTTGGCGGTCAGTTCCGAGACGGGCCTGTGGTCCACGACGATGTCGATGATGTTGGCGGTGACCAGGGGAAGCAGCCAGGCCGGGCTGTGCTTGACGACGAATGCCAGAACGGCGACCACGAGCCGGAGGCGGTCTTCCCGGAACAGATAGGCGAGGGTCCGCACCGGATGCTCCCCCTGGTAGCGGTGCTCCAGGGGACCTTGCGGCAGTGCCATGACAGCTGCGCTCCAACCTCCAGGGGATTCGGTCGGGATGACCTTGCCCCTGTAGCGCCTCGGACACTCACCGATATGTCGACAGCAAAAGGGATCTGCCCTTTTCCTTCTGGTTCGGGGTACTTCATATACATGGTGATAGTAGTCATGCGTGGCCGTGGCCGCCGCGCAAAGGCGGTGGTCGTCGCGTTCCCGGGAGCCGGCGACCGCGCACGCGCGGCGGTGCGCCCGGGGGAGTCGCGTGAACCGGCGCCCGCGCCGGGACGGCAACCCGCCGCGCGTTCGCAACGGTGCGCCCGCCTGACCGGGTGACGCGCCGGCGCCTGTGTCAGGCGGTCTCCACGCGCAGCCGCGGTTCGCAGAACATCTGCACGTAGCCGCACTGGCCGCAGATGAGCCCGGTCGCGGACTTCGCGGACCAGTCGAGCCCGAGGAAGGACAGACCGGTGCCGTCGAGCCTGATCTCGCGGCGGGTGAACAGGTGGTAGCGGCAGAACGGGCAGTGAACCTGCTGATTGCCCACGAACACCCGCATCGCACGTTGGCCCATCGCGTTCCCTCGCTCCCTCCGGCCGGCTATTTGATGATCATCCCACTCCGCGGGAAGTCGTCAGGCATGGGTAAGAGGACGGTCGTAAATCGAGGGCAAATGAATCAACTTGATCGGGGTACGTCTCAAATGTGGCGAGTTGTGGTCACTGGGTCATGGGGCCATGGCACATGCCAACACTCGGAACCAGTGAGACACCAACACGAGTGAAGGGACCGGTGCCGACAGCATGGAGAGTCGATCAAGCGCCCCGACGCGCCCCGCGGTTCCGCCGGCACCGGGACGCGCGCGCGGCGTCCGCCGGTACACCGTCGCCCCGGCGGATTCCGCCGTGCCACGACTGCGCCACGCCGTCGGCGACTTCCTGCGCGAGCACGCCCCGCTCTCCGCGGAACGGCGGGACGCCGCGCTGCTGATCCTCTCCGAGCTCCTCACCAACGCGATCAGGCACGCCGGACCGCTCACCCCGCGGATCGCCGTCGAGGCCGGCCTCGACGGCGCGCGGCTCAGGCTCTCGGTGGAGGACCGGCACCCCCACCGCCCGCGCGCCCTCGACCCGCACCCGGAGGCGCAGGACATCGGCGGGCGCGGCCTGCTGCTGGTGAAGGTCATGGCCGCGGAGGCGGGCGGCGACTGCGGTGTGGACCCGACCGCGTCGGGCGGCAAGGTCATCTGGGCGACCCTGCCCTACGACCGGGCGTGAGGCGGGGCAGGGCGCGAGCCGGGCGCGCCCTCACCAGCCCGCCGACGCCCCCGTCAGGTGGCGCAGGGCCGGGCGCGCCGCGTCGAGCACCGTGGGGAACCAGGCGGAGAACGCTCCGGAGTCCCGCATCCCCGCCAGCTCCTCCGGCGTGACGAAGGCCGTGTCCGCGACCTCCTCGGGGGACGGCCGCGGCGTCCGGTCCACCAGGCCGGCGAACAGGTGGTTGTACTCCCGCTCGACCAGACCCGACTGCGGATCCGGATGGTGGTAGGTGACCGTGCCGGCCTCGCGCAGCAGCGCGGGCGCCACGCCCAACTCCTCGACGGTGCGCCGCGTGGCGGCCAGGAACGGCGGCTCGCCCGGGTACGGGTGGCCGCAGCACGTGTTCGACCAGACGCCGGGGGAGTGGTACTTCCCCAGCGCGCGGCGCTGGAGCAGCAGCCGCCCCGCGGCGTCGAACAGGAAGACGGAGAAGGCACGGTGCAGTCTTCCCGGCGCCTGGTGTGCGGACAGCTTCTCCGCGGTCCCCACCGTCCTGCCGTCCTCGTCGACGAGTTCGAGCATGACCTGATCCGCCATGGCGTCGGTGCTCTGCGGCATGCGTACCTCTCCCGGGGCCTCGCGGCCGTCGTTACCCGGCCTCGCGGCCCTACCCTCTGCCCGCCACCGCGGGCAGAGGACCAGTGTGCCGCACCGGGTCAGTGGCACAGACCGGGCTCATGGGCGGCGTGCCCCGAGGGTTCGAGCTGGAACGTGCAGTGCGCGACGTCGAAGTGCTCGCCCAGGCAGCCCTGCAACGCGTGCAGCATCTCCTCGTGGCCGACCGCGTCCAGCGTCTCGCGCGCCACCACGACGTGGGCGGACAGCGCGGGCATACCGGAGGTGATGGTCCACACGTGCAGGTCATGCAGCCCCTCGACGCCCGGCAGTCCCAGCACGTGGTCCCTGACCTCGGCGATCCGCACGTCCTTCGGCGCGGTTTCGAGGAGCACGTCGATCGCCTCGCGCGCCAGCCTGACCGCGCGCGGCACGATCAGGAGGGCGATCAGCAGGGAGGCGACCGGGTCCGCGGCCTGCCAGCCGGTGAACATGATCACGAGGGCGGCGGCGATCACCGCGACCGACCCCAGGGCGTCCGCCGCCACTTCGAGGAAGGCGCCGCGCACATTCAGGCTCTCCCGCTGGCCGCGCATCAGCAGCGCGAGCGACACGCAGTTGAGCAGCAGGCCGGCGACGCCGAACACGACCGTCAGCCCGCCGGGCACCTCGGCCGGCTCCCGCAGCCGGCCGATGGCCTCGATCAGGATGTACCCGCCCACGCCCAGCAGCAGCACGCAGTTCGCCAGGGCCGCCAGGATCTCGACGCGGGCGAAGCCGAACGTCCGCCGGTCGCTGCGCACCGGCCGGTTGGCCACGTGGATGGCGACCAGGGCCATGCCGATGCCGACGGCGTCCGTGGCGACGTGGCCGGCGTCGGCGAGCAGGGCGAGCGAGCCGGTCAGCGCGGCGCCCACCAGCTCGGCCACCAGCAGAACGCAGGCGATGGCGAGGGCCGCGGTGAGCCGCCCGCGGTGCGCCGCGCCCGCGGTGCCGCCCCGCGGCGGCCCGCCGTGGTGGTGTCCGGCTCCCATCGAAGCGCCCCCTTGTTTCGTCGGCACTCCACAGTGAACTACGGGAGGGGGGTATCTGGCAACGCGGCACTGAACACCGTTGTCATGTGCTCTGACCTGCTGATTCCTGTCCCGGCCCGCCGGGTGCGCGCCGGGTGCTCCGACGTGCGGCAATGGTGGAGAGCTACAGGCCGCCGTGCGTGCGGCGCCAGCCCTCCCAGGCCGAGGAGACCATGTCGGGCAGTCCGCGGCGGGCCGTGAACCCCAGGCGCTCGCGAGCCAGTTCGACCGAGGCCACCACCCGTGCCGGGTCCCCCGGCCGCCGCCCGGCGACGCGCGGGGGTCCGGCGAACCCGGTGACGTCCGCGACCAGGGCGGCCAGCTCCCGCACCGAGGCGCCGCGGCCCGTGCCGACGTTCACCGTGAGGTCGGCGCCCGGCGCGGCGTCGGCCAGGTGGCGGGCGGCGAGCAGGTGCGCGTCGGCGAGGTCGGCCACGTGCACGTAGTCGCGCACGCAGGTGCCGTCCGGCGTGGGGTAGTCGGCGCCGAAGATCTCCGGGGGCCGCCCGGCCGCGATCCGTTCGAAGAACATGGGGACGACGTTGGCCGCCCCGGCGTCCGCCAGCTCGGGGCGGGTCGCCCCGGCCACGTTGAAGTAGCGCAGGCACGCCGTCGCGATGCCGTGCGCCCGCCCGGCGGCCCGCACCAGCCACTCGCCGGCCAGCTTCGTCTCCCCGTAGGGGCTCAGCGGGCGGCAGGGCGTGTCCTCGGTGACCGTGCCGGTCTCCGGCGTGCCGTACACGGCGGCCGACGAGGAGAAGACGAACTCCCGCACCCCGGCCGCCACCACCGCGTCGAGCAGGACGGTCAGGCCGTGGACGTTGGACCGGTAGTACGCGAGCGGCTCGGCCACCGACTCGGCCACCTGCTTCTTCGCGGCCAGGTGCACCACCCCGCGCACCCCGTGCTCGGCCAGCGTCGTGTCGAGCAGCCCCCGGTCGAGGATTGAGCCGCGCACCAGCGGCACGTCAGCCGGCAGCCGGCCGGCGCGGCCCGAGGAGAGGTCGTCGAGGACCACCACGCGTTCGCCCGCGGCGCGCATGGTCTCCACGACGTGTGCCCCGATGTACCCGGCACCCCCGGTGATCAGCCAGCTCATGAGGGCACCCTAACCCCGGGGGAACCCGTCGGACGCCGGGGGCGCGGGCCCGCCCCGGCCCCGCGCTCTCCTGTCGCCCGCCGTGTCGGTGGCGTCACATAGGGTCGCGGTGACCGCCGCGCGGGGCGCCGGACATGAACTCGGGGTTTCTTGGGGTCAACGCCATTCTTTCCGTGTGGTGGTCATCAGATAATCTCTGCCGACGTGCAGCCGTGCCGACGGTTCTGCCCCAAGGAGTGAGTCACCTGTCGACCGCCATCCTCACCGGTCCGCCCCCGCCCGGGTCGCCCCTCGAAAGCGACCTGCGCGAGCTGGGCTTCTCCGTCCTGGTCCTGGACACGGCGGCCGGCCTGGCGGCGGAACTCGCGGCCGTCCCGCCCGGCCGCCGCGTCGCGGTCGTCGACCCGCGCTTCGTCGGCCACCTGCACAGCCTCCGCCTCGGCCTCACCGATCCCCGGTTCCCGGTCGCGGCCCTGCCGGGCGCCGTGACCGCGCTCCCCGAGGGGCGGGCCGCCCTGGCCGCCGCGGTGGCCGAGGCCGCACCGGCGCCCGGGCCGCCGACCGGAACGCACGGCCGCGCCGTGGCCGCGCCGCCGGCCGGCACCTGCCTCCCCGAAGAGCTGGCCGCACGCCTCACCGCCGCGGGCTCGCCGCCGCACCGGCCCGAACTCGGCACCCTCGTCGCCGCCGTGCCCGAGACGGCGGAGCAGCGGGCCGGGGCCGAGGCGGACGTGGCCGCCGTCGACGAGGAGGCCGTGCGGCTGCGCTCCGCGGTCAAGGCGAGGGACGGCTTCTTCACCACCCACTTCGTGAGCCCCTACTCCCGCCACCTCGCACGCTGGTGCGCCCGCCGCGGCCTCACACCGAACCAGGTCACGACGGCCTCGCTCGTCACCGCCCTGATCGCCGCCGGCTGCGCCGCCACCGGGACCAGGGGCGGCTTCGTCGCCGCGGGCCTGCTCCTGCTGCTCTCGTTCGTCCTCGACTGCGCCGACGGCCAGCTGGCCCGCTACGCCCTGCGGTACTCCACGCTCGGCGCGTGGCTCGACGCCACGTTCGACCGGGCCAAGGAGTACGCCTACTACGCCGGCCTGGCGCTCGGCGCCGCCCGCGGGGGCGACGACGTGTGGGCCCTCGCGCTCGGCGCCATGGTCCTCCAGACCTGCCGGCACATCGTGGACTTCGCGTTCAACGAGGCGCACCCGCCCGCTCCCGGCGGCGCGGCCGGCGCCACCGCCCTGTCCGGGCGCCTCGACCGGATCGGCTGGACGGTCTGGCTGCGCCGCATGATCGTGCTGCCCATCGGTGAACGCTGGGCGCTGATCGCCCTGCTCACCGCGTTCACCACGCCCCGCGCGACCTTCGTCGTCCTGCTCGTGGCAGCCGGCTTCGCCGCCTGCTACACCACCGCGGGCCGCCTGCTGCGCTCGCGCCGCCTGCCCGGCGGCGGGCCCGGCACGGCCGCCGCGCTCGGCGGCCTCGCGGACAACGGCCCGCTCGCCGAGGCCGCGGCCCGCGTCCGCCCGCGCCCCGCGGGCAGCGCGTTCACCGCGCCGCTGTGGGCCGCGGCCGGCACCGCGCTGCTCGTCGGCCTGCTGCTGGTGCCGGGAGTGGCCGGCGGCTGGGCGGCCGTCGCGGCGGCCCTCGCCTACGCCGTGTGCGCCGGGCGCGCGACGGCGGCGCCGCTGGTCAGGCCGTTCGACTGGGTGCTGCCGCCGCTGTTCCGCGGCGGCGAGTACCTCGCGATCCTCGTGCTCGCCGCGGAATCGGGGGTAAACGGAGCGTTGCCGGCGGCTTTCTGCCTGGTGGCCGCCTGCGCCTACCATCACTACGACACGGTGTACCGCCTCAGGGGCGGCGCCGGGGCACCCCCCCGCCGGCTGGTCCTGGTCACCGGCGGGCACGAGGGGCGGGTCCTGGTGGTCTCCGCCGCCGCCGCCCTGTGGGCCGGCGGACAGGGCTTCACCGTCGCGCTCGCGGTCCTTGGCGGGGCCACGGCGTTCCTGGTGCTTGGCGAGAGCATCCGCTTCTGGATCTCGGCCCAGGCACCGGCCGTACACGACGAAACAGGAGAACCCGCATGATCGGCCTCGTGCTGGCCGCCGGCGCCGGACGGCGTCTTCGCCCCTACACCGACACCCTGCCCAAGGCACTGGTGCCGGTCATCGACGCGGAAGGCGAGAACGGCAGAACGGTCCTCGACCTCACCCTGGCGAACTTCGCCGAGGTCGGTCTCACCGAGGCGGCCATCGTCGTCGGCTACCGGAAGGAGGCCGTGTACGAGCGCAAGGACGCCCTGGAGCGCAGCTACGGGGTGCGGCTGACCCTCATCGACAACGACCGGGCCGAGGAGTGGAACAACGCCTACTCCCTGTGGTGCGCCCGCGAGGTCATCGAGGAGGGCGTGATCCTTGCCAACGGCGACACCGTCCACCCCCCGTCGGTGGAACGCACCCTGCTGGCCGCGCAGGCGGCGGGCGGCCCGGGGGCGGGGACGGGGCGCGTCATCCTGGCGCTCGACACCGTGAAGAAGCTGGCCGACGAGGAGATGAAGGTCGTCGCCGACCCGGAGAAGGGCGTACGGCGCATCACCAAGCTGATGGACCCCGCCGAGGCGACCGGCGAGTACATCGGCGTCACGCTCATCGAGCCGGGGGCCGCGGCCCCGCTGGCCGACGCGCTGCGCACCACGTTCGAACGCGACCCGCAGCTGTACTACGAGGACGGCTACCAGGAGCTGGTCCACCGCGGCTTCCGCATCGACACCGCCGCCATCGGGGACGTCAGCTGGGTCGAGATCGACAACCACGACGACCTCGCGCGAGGGCGGGAGATCGCGTGCCGGTACTGACCCGCCTCATCCCGTCCCCCGTC
Above is a genomic segment from Streptomyces marincola containing:
- a CDS encoding phosphocholine cytidylyltransferase family protein — encoded protein: MIGLVLAAGAGRRLRPYTDTLPKALVPVIDAEGENGRTVLDLTLANFAEVGLTEAAIVVGYRKEAVYERKDALERSYGVRLTLIDNDRAEEWNNAYSLWCAREVIEEGVILANGDTVHPPSVERTLLAAQAAGGPGAGTGRVILALDTVKKLADEEMKVVADPEKGVRRITKLMDPAEATGEYIGVTLIEPGAAAPLADALRTTFERDPQLYYEDGYQELVHRGFRIDTAAIGDVSWVEIDNHDDLARGREIACRY